The nucleotide window TGTGTCATACGAACAATTTCCGGTGTTGGTCCACTATTCGGAGCACCGCCACCGCTTCCCATTAAAACGACTTTATCAAAACGGCTTTCATCATACATCAGCGCATTTAATGAAACGACCCCACCCATTGAATTCCCTACTAAGTGAGCCTTTTCAATATTGTTATAGTCCATAATTTCAAGTATTTGTCTTACGCGAGCAGTAGTCCATTCCCAAAATGTGATCTTCGTGTCTTCCGGTAAATCTGTTTTACCGAACCCGATCATGTCGGGTGCAATTACATGAAACGTTTCACTTAACTTATTCAGTACACGACTCCAGTTTGACTCGGAATTAGCGCCTGGACCTGAGCCATGTAAGAATATAATCGTCTCACTATTCCCGACCCCACCTTCACAATAAAAACTATTAAAACTACCCGTATTTACTTTTTTCGTTTCATAACTGCCCATCTTTCATAACCCCCTAAAATTTTTTAACGCCGTCACGTTATTAACTCTAGATTAACGAATTTTTTTATCGAGTTTAAGAGTATTTTTCATTTTTATTTTTAAATTTTCTGATAATTTTCATTGTACTATTTCATTCATCCTTTAAAATATAACTAACGATGTTTTGTAATAAAGAGGGGGAGAATGAGATTGGTCGTCAACACATCAAATATATCAACTGATTTGATTATTACATCACAAGGATTTGGGTTAATGAGAAAGGCTTTAATCGAAAATATAGGTGTAAAAAGGGCAAATTCCTTTTTATTTCATTTTGGAAGAGATTTGGGTGTTTCCAAAGCGGAAGAATTAATGCGCAACTATTCATCTGTCGAAGATTTAATAAACCTTTCTTCTGAAGTCCACCGGAATCTTGGTCAAGTATCCGGGATTGAGGCACTTGGTAGAATTACGAAGTTAACTGACGGCACATTGGCATTTGAGGAGGTATACGGCAAATGGTTCGATTCATTTGAAGCAAAATTGCATCTCGAACATTTTGGGCTATCTTCACAATGTGCTTGTTATACGCTCAGTGGATTTGCCAGTGGCTATTTATCAACGATTTACAATGAAGAGATTTATGTAATCGAAACAAAATGTCAAACGATGGGCTATCCTGATTGCAGCTTCGAAATCAATTCGAAACGATTCTGGATAGAAAAACAGCCGGATAATGATATATTCAAACAAAATCCTACAATTTTTGAGGAGCTTTCATTAACTTATGATAATCTGCTTAATCAAAAAAGAACGTTAAATAAAGTGTTAACTTATCACAGTCAGCTATCAGATTGTGTTGTGAAAGAAGATAGTTTAAATCATGTATTGTCAACAGCATATGACCTGCTCAATATCCCCATCATTATAAAAAACATTCACAACAAAATCGTGGCTGTCAGAGGCATTACAGAAGAGGAATACGCAAAAATAAATACATCTTCCAAAAATAGAACAACCCTTAACAGGCACAATGAAACAATGTATGAAAAAATCGGTACTTTTTATGAAATGTCGACCCCTATCAACTTAGACCATAAAAAATTTGCTACTTGTTCTTTTATTTATAATAAAGATCAGGCAGTCGATGATAATGATTATTTATTTTTAGAACGGCTAGCTTCCGTAGCGACTCTTTGCTTCATGAAAGAAAAAATTAGTTTCGAAACGACAGAACGGCTGAAAATATCCGTCCTGGATCAATTAATTAATCAGCAACATGCTTCCCTTAATGAATTTCCTTCTCATCTTAATTATATTTCGAACAATATTGAAGGACCCTATTATATCCTGAAAATAAAAATTGTTGATACAAAAAATCAGTATTTACTAAGTGATTCGTATGATCAATTGCTACAGCTCTCCCAGGCATTTAAATTATTTTATATTGATGCATTACTTACGCTTCTGCAAAATGATATTGTAGTGCTGATTTACAATGGAAAACCAATGGATTTACTAACTAAAGAGTTACAAAAGGTTGTTGCCCAAATTCAGAAAAACAATCCGGATCTACACTATAAAATAGGCATCAGCATACAATCTTTATCATTAACTAACCTCCCTCATTATGTGAAACAAGCCAACCATGCTGTTAATTTGCCGCGAAATAAAACGATCATTACGTATGATGAAATCGGTATATTGGGGAACTTTTTAAGTAATACAGATCTCGATACCATTAAACAAATAGCTATGGAGGAACTTAAGGGTTTATTAAAAAAAGACAATGAAGAACTTCTGTATACCCTTTATAGATATCTAATCAATGGGAAACACCTTGAAAAAACAATGCAGGATCTATCATTATCAATGGGCGGACTTCAGTACCGGATCCGGAAAATAGAAGATATAACAGCAAAAAATTTAAAAGAATTTTCAACTGCTTCGTATTTATTATTATTAATTGAATCCTTAATTACACTGGGAGAGTTAAAATGGTGAGCTGTAATTTCGTATAGCTGCCATACTTTTGTGGTGCATAACTTATTTTCTATTTAAAAGGGGCCGGGCCATAAACCAAAAATACTATTTTTCTCTCAGAGAAAAATAGTATTTTTTTGCTGAACGTTAAAATTGATTTCCATTCCGGGACGCTTTCCGCGGGCGTGGCCTGAGCCTGTAGTCTCAGGCGTCACGCTATTCCCGCAGGAAGCTTTGCTTGTAGCGAAAGGCGTAGCCGTCAGCTACACTCGCCCTGCATTCCAATCAATTTTTCAAATATCCGTTTTTTAACAATGTCTTTCCTCTTATTTAACGGTTATTCTACTTATGTCCCGGCCCCTTTTAGTATGTAGTTATTTTAATGCAGGGAAATTAAATTTAAACATATGTATTATCGAGCAGTACCCCGCCATTTTTGTAAATGTCCTTCTACCGAATGAGTGTTATTAACAACATCTAGTATTTCTGAACTTAATGCTACATCATTTGCTGCCATTACTAATTGATCGGATACAGGTATTTCTGCTTTTTGACTACTTTTCTTTTCTGCAATTGTACTACCTAGCATTGCCTTGATTGTGTGAGCTTCTACACTGTTTACATTCATGCGAAATTAGTCCCCTTCTATTTCTATCATTTTTTTCCTTTTTTAAATTATAGCCTACTTGCACTACTTTTCTCTCGGTTGATTCTGTGTATATTTTCTCATTTATGTACATTTTTCGGATAATTAACAAAACTATTAGATTATATATTTGAATAGTTTTTTTATTTTTTCAATTTTATTTAATACATAAGTATTGATAATATCGCGATCTGTATAAATACCACACGCAATTGATTTCTGATCAAGCTGTATAAAAATGGTCACTTAAGTAGAAACTTATCTAAAGCTGGAGAGATTAAGAAGAATGTAGATAAGGTGAGCTTGTATTCGAGCGATGAGTGGTAGTAATGAAAAACTTGTTCAATATTAAACGAATGTTGTTGGCAATTTTATTTTTAAATCTAATTGATGGGATTTGTACAGCTTGGGGACTCAGTAATGAATGGATTGAAGAAGCGAACCCACTGATGAGTGCGTTTTCTCCCTTAACAATTCTTGGAATAAAAGTCGCCTTATCCGGCGCGATTTTGTTACTGTGGAAATCAAATTTTCCAACAAGGTTAACGAATGTTTGGAGAGTTGTTCTTACTTTCGTCATGTTTTTGTATACCGGGATCTTTATTCTGCACATGTCATGGATATCAATGTTGGGGTAGAAAACGACTCAAAAAAAGTGCTGCAAACCCTTATACTAAGGATTTTGCAGCAATTTTTAATTCATTGGACTTTCTTTAGAACGTAACATATTAACAGGTAATTTAATTGATGAATTCAGTTTAAAAAGGAATGCTCAAACTCCTCAATCGGGCATGGTTTGCCAAAGTAATAGCCTTGAATATACCGGCAATTTTCCCCTAATAGAAAATCCAATTCTTCTTTTGTTTCGACACCTTCTGCGATCACTTCCAGCTTTAGTAGCTGCGCCATCTTTATCATGGCGGATGTAATTGTGGCGTTTTCTGGTTTATGGGAAATATCCCGGATAAATGACTGATCTATTTTTACGCCATCTATTTTAAATAACTTCAAGTAGTTAAATGATGAATAACCCGTTCCAAAGTCATCGATATAAATTTTTACGCCCATCTCTTTTAAATCCAACAGTGTTTTCTGGACAGTTTCTTCGTTAAGCATAATCGAGTTTTCGGTAATTTCGATTTCTAACCATTTGCCTTCTAACTCATATCTTTTTAACAATCCACTGATTTCTTCAGCAAACCCTTGCTGTAAAAATCGTTTGGAACTAATATTTACACTTATCGGAATAAGCGGCAGCCCGGCATTTCTCCATGCAACCAGCTGTTCACAAACCCTTTTCTTCATCCATTTTCCGATTGCGATTATTAATCCCGTTTCTTCAGCAATCGGAATAAAAAGTCCCGGCGAAATTAATCCATGTTCCGGACGATCCCATCGTACAAGCGCTTCTGCACTCACAATTTTCCCGGTTAATGCGTCTACTCTCGGTTGTAGGTAGGCAACTAGTTCATCATTCATAATTGCTTTTCTTAAATCCCGCTCCATCACGAACGACTGGTAATTTTCCTGGTTCATCGAAGAATCATAAATTTGATACATATTCCGACCAAACTCTTTCGCCTTATAGAGCGCCACATCCACTCTTTTCATCAGTTCCGTTACATTGGCATCATTCGATGGATAAAAATCAATTCCGATACTTGCTGTTAAAAGCAATTCCGAACCTTGCACATAGAAGGGATTTTTTAAACTTTCTAATATGTTTTGCGCAATTTCGATTACTTCATCATTCGTTTCGACAGTCGGGCAAAGAAGCATTAATTCATCGCCGCCCATGCGAGCTACATGAAACTTGTCTTTAAAAGGATTGGTGTTCAATCTAACTGCAATTTGCTGTAATAATTCATCGCCTACAGCATGCCCTAATGTATCATTAATCGATTTAAACCGATCCAAATCCAAGGATAAGATCGCCATCTTTTTTTCATTTTCTTCCGCAAGTTTTAGCGATTCCTGAATTTTTTGTTCCATCCACCGACGATTAGGTAAACCTGTCAATTCATCATGATGTGCTAAAAATGCATTGCGTTCCTGCACCAGTTTTTCATCTGTAATATCTTTTCCGATTGAATAGATAACGTCTATTTCATTATCAATAATCATTGGAACTAATGTTACATTTAAAAATCTTCGCTGGCGGTTATTCTTTACTTCAAACTCAAAAAATTGAACCTCTCCTTGTAATACCTTTTCTAAGTAAGCTGCAATTACAGGGCGTTCTTCCTCAACGGTAATATCAATTATATTCGTTTTCCCAAACATTGTTTCATCTATACCGAGTAGTTTCAATGTATTTGCATTCATATGTAAAATGGTACCTTCTATATCCAGCATCGTAATATATTCATGACTGTAGTTTATTAATGACTGGTACCGTTCTTCATTTACTTTCAATTGCTTCTGAACTTCTCTAAACTGTGAAAAATCATGAACCGTTCCAACGATTTCTGTTACTTCCCCATTCTGGCGGACAGGCTCGATATCGACAAAAATAAGTTTGCCGCCCAACTCTATCTCATACTGTACTTTCTTGCCTTTGAGCGCTTTTGTATACATTTTCTGTTTCAATTTGGCAATGTCTTGTTCAAATACATCAAAAGGTGATTTGGATAAAATCATTTCGGCACTCGCTCCGATTTCATCCATCAGTTTTCCTTCAGACATGGTATATTTCAATGTACCGTCCTGCTCTTTTCGCACTTTGAAAATACCATTTTGCAGATTTTGAAATGTCCGTATAAAATTCAGTTTAAACTGGGTTTCCATCTGTTTATTTTCAGTAATATCCGTTTGGAAACTAATGAAATAATACGGCTGTCCTTGTTCATCAAGAATCGGCACAATGATTTCAAACACCCAGAAAACAGTGCCATCCTTGGCTCTATTTTGAATTTCACCACGCCAAGTATTCCCGCTTTTGATGGTTTGCCACAGTTGCATGAAAAACTCTTTAGAGTGAAATCCGGAATTAACAACTCTATGATTTTGTCCAATAATTTCTTTTTTCTTAAATTTTGATAGTAGGCAGAAATTATTATTTACATAAATTATTGTGCCGTCATAATTTGTAATCGTAATATTTGTTGTTTCATTCATAGCATTTAAAATATCATCGAGCATTTTATAGACAATGTTAGATTCCCTAATTTTTTTTGTATCAAAAGAAGTAGTGAAGAAATCGCTAATTTCATCTCTAATATTTGATATTTCTTTCATATTAAAACTCATATATTCACCTATTATTTCGCAATATTTCTAATTCACTATATTATTCATTATTATATTACTTATTTTAACCTAGGAATGCATTAGTAATTTACAATGTTATGACATGTTACCTAAAAAAGTGAAAATGAATTTTTACGCGATTGATACGAATATAATTTTCTCAAAAAAGGAAAACGAGCGCTGATTCTTTTTACAGAATCGCACTCGTTTTTTGTTGATTTTAAAATAGAACGTAATCAGAATTATTATGTTTAATTAATTATTTATTTTTTGATAAACATTTGAGTCCAGTAGTGACCATCTTCAACGTAGCCTACACCTATATGCGTAAATTTCGCATCCATAATGTTTGCTCGGTGACCTGAACTATTCATCCATGCATCCATAACTTGCGCCGCTGTTTTTTGACCTTTTGCAATATTTTCACCTGCTGCTGTATAGCTGATATTGAATTTTTTCATCATATCAAATGGTGAGCCGTAAGTCGGGCTTGTATGGCTGAAATAATTTTTGTCGTGCATATCCTGTGATTTATACTTCGCTACACGCGCTAGTTCCCAATCGATTTTAAGCGGTGCTAAACCTTGCTGTGCACGTTCTTTGTTTACCAGGCTTACGACTTGCTCTTCTACTGCCTGCTGTTGATTTTCTGAAATAGTAATTTTATCTCCGACATAAATCATATCCGGATTTTTTAATGTAGGGTTTAAAGCAATTAATTCGCTTAGCCCGATTTGATTTTTGGAGGCAATCTTCCAAAGTGTGTCCCCGCTTTTTACTGTATATGTAGCTGCAGATGCAGATGCTGGTAGAGCAAATAGCAACATACCAAAGATCAATACGATACTTTTTTTCAACATGAGTGATTCAATCCTTTCTAGATGTCTATAACAAGATTACTAGAGAAAGACTGTAAAATCATTAGGGAATGAATGGCGCTTCTTTTGCAAACCCATAACAAATATTACAATTATGACAATCCGCTTGTAAGTATCCTCTGCAAAACACTGAATTCATAAAAAGGGGCCAGGACATAACCCAAAAATACTATTTTTCTTACAGAGAAAAATAGTGTTTTTTTGCTGAGCGTTAAAATTGATTTCCATTCCGGGACGCTTTCCGCGGGCGTGGCCTGAGCCTGTAGTCTCAGGCGTCACGCTATTCCCGCAGGAGTCGCCCTGCATTCCAATCAATTTTTCAAATATCTGTTTTTTAATAATGTCTTTTCTCTTATTTAACGGTTATTCTACTTATGTCCCAGCCTCTGTTCACTGGATTTCTAATGATCCGGTTCCATCGACTTGAAGATACTTACATTCACAATGGATCCGATTCGCTCAACCTTTACATATAATCCTAGCCAGACAATTGTATAACAGTCAGTACCATCACAGGATTTTTCCGTTATTTTATGCTCGAAATCAATATCGACGATCCCTTCCTGCTGTCCGGACGCAGTCGCTCGAAACACATTTGTTCCCGGGTCTCTAGTAACTGTAACTATTTGCTCCGCATCTTTTGTTCGGATTGTATGTTTGCCTATATTGTATTTGGCCCCCATATCGACTTGATCAGAAGTCTGTTCTTCGATAACTCGAATCTCATAATTGAAACTGGCTTGATTCGGTGCAGCTTCGATTCCATACCTCGCTTCTTCACCATCTTTAAAATAAACCGTTGCAATATACTGACCTTGCTGTTTAATATCGAAGCAAACCGAATAGCCGTATTGGCAATGTTCGAACTTTAGACTTGAAGACACATGATGTCCATCCATTGTGTAAAGAGTAATTTTTTCGACATCCTGACTTGTTCGATTTCGTGATTCATCTAAAACTGCTAACTCTGCTTCAGTAGCATGGAAAGTCTCTTTTTCCTCCAGCGTCGGTTTCAATTCGCCGTTCTCTTCTTTTATATGAACATAATATTTTTTATTGACCGTCTTGTTTTCCTTCAATCCCCGTACAATCAAGGTACCGGTACCTTCTTTGAACGGTACTATCTGAATTTTATCTTCAGTTTCGCCCGAAAACAGTACTTTTCCTTTCACCAATATTCCGTGATATACGGCAGAATCAATTTTCTCATCTTCTATCCATTCGATCTCTTCCAAATCCATTTCAGCTGGCCCTATTGTCATCATTGGCGGTTTCAAGTCTTCCGTCGCTTTCAGCATTTTTGCTGCTTGACCCCTTGTGATGAAAGCATTCGGGCTGAATTTATCAGAGGACGTCCCTCCAACAATGCCGAATTTATAAAGTATTAAAATATTATCG belongs to Solibacillus sp. FSL W7-1436 and includes:
- a CDS encoding alpha/beta fold hydrolase produces the protein MGSYETKKVNTGSFNSFYCEGGVGNSETIIFLHGSGPGANSESNWSRVLNKLSETFHVIAPDMIGFGKTDLPEDTKITFWEWTTARVRQILEIMDYNNIEKAHLVGNSMGGVVSLNALMYDESRFDKVVLMGSGGGAPNSGPTPEIVRMTQFFRDPTIQAFRNLITWFMYDESVVGDQLEEIVKMRYENIMQPETRELYPTLFATLPHELTIPPSALRRIKQQVLLIHGYEDRFVPHSSSLSVLEHIPNAELVLLKQCGHWVQIEKYDRFIQLVNQFFSQASEVQLTK
- a CDS encoding V4R domain-containing protein, producing the protein MRLVVNTSNISTDLIITSQGFGLMRKALIENIGVKRANSFLFHFGRDLGVSKAEELMRNYSSVEDLINLSSEVHRNLGQVSGIEALGRITKLTDGTLAFEEVYGKWFDSFEAKLHLEHFGLSSQCACYTLSGFASGYLSTIYNEEIYVIETKCQTMGYPDCSFEINSKRFWIEKQPDNDIFKQNPTIFEELSLTYDNLLNQKRTLNKVLTYHSQLSDCVVKEDSLNHVLSTAYDLLNIPIIIKNIHNKIVAVRGITEEEYAKINTSSKNRTTLNRHNETMYEKIGTFYEMSTPINLDHKKFATCSFIYNKDQAVDDNDYLFLERLASVATLCFMKEKISFETTERLKISVLDQLINQQHASLNEFPSHLNYISNNIEGPYYILKIKIVDTKNQYLLSDSYDQLLQLSQAFKLFYIDALLTLLQNDIVVLIYNGKPMDLLTKELQKVVAQIQKNNPDLHYKIGISIQSLSLTNLPHYVKQANHAVNLPRNKTIITYDEIGILGNFLSNTDLDTIKQIAMEELKGLLKKDNEELLYTLYRYLINGKHLEKTMQDLSLSMGGLQYRIRKIEDITAKNLKEFSTASYLLLLIESLITLGELKW
- a CDS encoding DUF5658 family protein: MKNLFNIKRMLLAILFLNLIDGICTAWGLSNEWIEEANPLMSAFSPLTILGIKVALSGAILLLWKSNFPTRLTNVWRVVLTFVMFLYTGIFILHMSWISMLG
- a CDS encoding EAL domain-containing protein, yielding MKEISNIRDEISDFFTTSFDTKKIRESNIVYKMLDDILNAMNETTNITITNYDGTIIYVNNNFCLLSKFKKKEIIGQNHRVVNSGFHSKEFFMQLWQTIKSGNTWRGEIQNRAKDGTVFWVFEIIVPILDEQGQPYYFISFQTDITENKQMETQFKLNFIRTFQNLQNGIFKVRKEQDGTLKYTMSEGKLMDEIGASAEMILSKSPFDVFEQDIAKLKQKMYTKALKGKKVQYEIELGGKLIFVDIEPVRQNGEVTEIVGTVHDFSQFREVQKQLKVNEERYQSLINYSHEYITMLDIEGTILHMNANTLKLLGIDETMFGKTNIIDITVEEERPVIAAYLEKVLQGEVQFFEFEVKNNRQRRFLNVTLVPMIIDNEIDVIYSIGKDITDEKLVQERNAFLAHHDELTGLPNRRWMEQKIQESLKLAEENEKKMAILSLDLDRFKSINDTLGHAVGDELLQQIAVRLNTNPFKDKFHVARMGGDELMLLCPTVETNDEVIEIAQNILESLKNPFYVQGSELLLTASIGIDFYPSNDANVTELMKRVDVALYKAKEFGRNMYQIYDSSMNQENYQSFVMERDLRKAIMNDELVAYLQPRVDALTGKIVSAEALVRWDRPEHGLISPGLFIPIAEETGLIIAIGKWMKKRVCEQLVAWRNAGLPLIPISVNISSKRFLQQGFAEEISGLLKRYELEGKWLEIEITENSIMLNEETVQKTLLDLKEMGVKIYIDDFGTGYSSFNYLKLFKIDGVKIDQSFIRDISHKPENATITSAMIKMAQLLKLEVIAEGVETKEELDFLLGENCRYIQGYYFGKPCPIEEFEHSFLN
- a CDS encoding CAP domain-containing protein produces the protein MLKKSIVLIFGMLLFALPASASAATYTVKSGDTLWKIASKNQIGLSELIALNPTLKNPDMIYVGDKITISENQQQAVEEQVVSLVNKERAQQGLAPLKIDWELARVAKYKSQDMHDKNYFSHTSPTYGSPFDMMKKFNISYTAAGENIAKGQKTAAQVMDAWMNSSGHRANIMDAKFTHIGVGYVEDGHYWTQMFIKK
- a CDS encoding S-layer homology domain-containing protein yields the protein MRKRVTAMLTVLFLACSLSLAGTFAATTKQFSDVPPSKYFAGAVYELTERNIIGGYPDGTFKPGNTITRGQAAAIITKMIKLDTSNVLDPGFEDVTTSNGYYKAIAAMAEHGIISGYGDGRYGPNDPIKRGQMASILVKAFDLPRYNISAHDMANPFKDVIPYYYLTSHADNILILYKFGIVGGTSSDKFSPNAFITRGQAAKMLKATEDLKPPMMTIGPAEMDLEEIEWIEDEKIDSAVYHGILVKGKVLFSGETEDKIQIVPFKEGTGTLIVRGLKENKTVNKKYYVHIKEENGELKPTLEEKETFHATEAELAVLDESRNRTSQDVEKITLYTMDGHHVSSSLKFEHCQYGYSVCFDIKQQGQYIATVYFKDGEEARYGIEAAPNQASFNYEIRVIEEQTSDQVDMGAKYNIGKHTIRTKDAEQIVTVTRDPGTNVFRATASGQQEGIVDIDFEHKITEKSCDGTDCYTIVWLGLYVKVERIGSIVNVSIFKSMEPDH